Part of the Leptotrichia massiliensis genome, AATATTGGAATTGATAAAAATTACACAGCTGGAATTGCTGCTATAAAAGCTCTAAATCCACTATTTTTACAAGTTCACGTAAATCTGATGCAGGAATTAATTATGCCAGAAGGCAGCCGAAATTTTAACGAATGGAAAAATAATTTGAAAGAATTTGTTCAAAATATAGAAATTCCAATTATTTTAAAAGAAGTTGGCTTTGGAATGACTGAAGATACTATAAAACATGGAATTAGGATGGGAATAAAAACTTTTGACATAAGCGGACGGGGTGGCACAAGTTTTGCCTTTATTGAAAATATGCGACGTGAAAATAGCCTTGATTACCTTAATAACTGGGGACAAACTACGGTTTCCTGCCTTTTAAACTTAAAAGATTATACTGACAAAGTGGAAATTATCGCAAGTGGCGGTGTAAGAAATCCTCTAGATATAATAAAATGCTTAGTTTTAGGAGCAAAGGCTGTCGGTCTTTCCAGAACGATTTTAGAATTAGCTGTAAAATATGATGTTGAAAGCATAATCAAAATTGTGGAAAACTGGAAAACTGAATGCAAAATGATAATGTGTGCCTTAAATACAAAAAATATTAAAGAATTGCAAAATACAAAATATGTTTTGTACGGAAAAACATTGGAATTTTCCATGCAAAAATTTTAATAAATCTGCTAATAACTTAACTGTATATCAAAAATTGGTTTTAAACGAAAATAATCAAAGAAAGAGAGTTAATTAATGAAAAAAAAAATTATAGTTTATGATTTTGACAAAACAATCTACGATGGAGAAACTGGTGTTAACTTTTCCACATTTTATTTAAAAAAATATCCACTAAAATCTATTTTATTTTTGATAAAATATTCAAAGGATTTACTTTTTTATCTAATAAAAATAATAAATTTGACTACTTTGAAAGAAAGATATTTTGAATTTTTGGAAACTCATTCAAGAGAAGAAATTGAACAATTAGTCGCAGATTTTTGGGAAACAAAAAAACATAAAATTTATCCGTGGATAAAAAGCGAACTGGAAAAAAACAAAAAAGAATGCGAAATGGTTATCGTTTCTTCTGCAAGCCCATTATTTCTAATAGAAAAATTTTTATTGTCACTTGGCTATGACAAGGTCTTTGGTACAAATTTTGTAAACGATAACAAGGAAACTTTCATTGCTAAAATTGATGGGGAAAATAATAAAGGCGATGAAAAAGTAAAGAAATTGAACGAATGGGCAAAACAAAATGATTTTGAGTACGAAATCACAGAATTTTATTCTGATAGCTTGGCAGACAAGCCACTTTATGATATTTCCAAAAAAACATACTGGATTAAAAATGGAGTTAAACTGGAAGGAATGCCACCTCGAAAAACATTATTTGATAAATTATTTTGGAAATAATATTTCTAAATGAAGATAAATCTCAAGTATTATTTAAAATATAAAAAGGGAACTGTTCTAATTCTAACAAAATTAGACATAATTCCCTATTTTTATTTCATTTATAAATTTTTTTCTAAAAATTAAACTGTCAGCAATTCTTTTTCTTTTTTACTCAAAGCATCGTCAACTTGTGCGATAAATTTATCAGTTGATTTTTGTACTTTTTCTTCGCTTGATTTTAGTTCATCTTCTGTGATTTCACTATCTTTTTCAAGTTTTCTTAGTTTATTGTTTACTTCTTTTCTCACGTTTCTAATTGCTACTTTTCCTTCTTCAGCTTCTTTTTTTACCATTTTTACATATTCTTTTCTACGGTCTTCTGTAAGTTCTGGTACTACAAGTCTGATGATTTTCCCATCATTTGACGGATTAAATCCTAAGTTTGCCTGTAAAATCGTTTTTTCAATTGCTGGAATTAATGATTTGTCCCAAGGATCAATTACCAATAATCTAGCTTCTGGAGCTGAAACTGTTCCAACTTGATTAAGTGGGGTAGCAGAACCATAAGCTTCCACAGTTACTCCATCAAGCATAGAAACGCTCGCACGCCCAGCTCTTACATGAGAAAATTTTGTTTTTGTATTTTCTACAGATTTTTGCATTTTTTCTTCAGCTTCTTTTAAAATTGCTTCTAACATTTTTACCACCTTTTTATTTTTTATTAAAATATTTTATATCAAATTATATTTTCTGTCAATTATTTTTTTACAGTTGTTCCTATATTATCGCCTTGAGCCATTTTTAATATATTTCCTTCTTCCAAAGCGTTAAACACCACAATCGGCATATGATTTTCTCTACATAATGAAAGTGCCGCTGTATCCATTACTCCAAGATTTTTTGAAATAGCTTCATCAAAAGTTACTGTCTCGTATCTTACAGCGTCATCAAATTTCATCGGATCTTTATCATAAATTCCATCAACTTTTGTTCCTTTCGCAAGTACATCTGCCTGGATTTCCACAGCTCTTAATGCTCCCGAAGAATCTGTTGTAAAATAAGGATTGCTTGTTCCACCTGCAAAAATAACAACTCTTCCTTTTTCCAGATGTCTTATTGCTTTACGTCTAATATAAAGTTCGGCTACTTGCGGCATTTGAAGTGCTGTCATGACTCTCGTTGGTACTCCTATGCTTTCAATTGCATTTTGCAGTGCAAGTCCATTCATAATTGTCGCAAGCATTCCCATCGTATCTCCAGTCACTCTGTCAAAGCCTTTTTCCATCCCGCTTATTCCACGGAAAATATTTCCACCACCGATAACAATAGCAATTTGTACACCTTTTTCATGTACATCCTTTATCTGTTTTGCAAAACTTTCAAGCACTTCATTTGAAAAACCAAATTCCTTATTCCCTGCAAGTGCTTCTCCACTTAGTTTTAATAATATTCTTTTATATTTAAGCATTATAGGAACCTCCATAAATTTTATAAATTAAATAAATATGCTTTGTCTAAAACAATTATTTAAAAATTTGCGAAAAAATAAGGGGATTCATTCCCCTTATAGTAAAACTAATTTCCAGAAATTTGTGCAGCTACTTCAGCAGCAAAATCTACTTCTTCTCTTTCGATTCCTTCTCCAACTTTAAATCTGTCAAATGAATTTATTGTACTTGGGGCAATAAATTGTTCGATAGTAACGCTGTCATCTCTAACATATTTTTGTTGCACTAAACAGTTTTCTTCGTAGAATTTTCTCATTTTTCCTTCTAATATTTTTTCAATAATATTAGCTGGTTTTCCTTCTGATTCCAATTGATGTCTTGCGATTTCTTTCTCTCTTTCCAAATCATCAGCTGTAACTTGTGATTTATCCAAATATTTTGGATCCATTGCTGCGATATGCATTGCAACACCTTTTGCTTTTTCAATGTTTTCAGAAGTAGCTTCTCCATTAACATTTAATAATACACCGATTTTTCCACCTAAGTGAATATAAGTTTCGATGAATCCGTCAGTTGAAACAACTTTTAATCTTCTAATATTCATATTTTCACCAATTTTAGCGATTAATTCTGTCAAATGAGTTTCAACAGTTTTTCCTTCAAGTTCAAATGCTTTTAATTCGTCTTCGCTTGTTAAATCATGGCTTAAAGTCAATGCTACCAATTTTTCTCCAAAAGATTTGAATTCATCGTTTTTAGCAACGAAGTCAGTTTCAGAGTTGAATTCCAAGATAGCACCTTTTTTTCTATCTTCAGAAATCGCTGCAAATACCAATCCTTCCGCTGCAACTCTTCCAGATTTTTTAGCTGCCTTAGCAATCCCTTTTTCTCTTAACCAGTCAATTGCTTTTTCAATATCTCCGTCATTTTCTTGTAAAGCTTTTTTACAGTCAAGCATTCCTGCTCCTGTTCTTTCTCTTAATTCTTTAATAAGTGCTGTTGTAATTGCCACTTTATTTCCTCCTATATTTTTAATTTTTTATTTATTTAATTCTCCATCTAACATCATTAATAATTGTTCTATATGTTTACTAAAAGAACCTTCTTTTTTAGCTCCATCTAATGCCTTTTTTGCCCAGCTTTCTGCTTCTTTAAACTTCTTAGTTTCAAAATATACCATTGCTAAAAACCATTGTGCTTGTGTATTCCCTTTTTTCGCAAGTGGTAAAAGAAATTTCTCTGCTTCCGCATATTTTTTTTGTTCAAAATATGTTCCAGACAGCATTTCTATAATAAAGTAATCTTCTTTATCAAATTCTAAAAACTCTTTTGCATATTTTTCAGCTTGTCTAGGATGTCCAGAATCATAATAAAAAGCTGCTAATCTTAATATCGCATAAGCATTACCAGTCAATGCTTCGGTTTTACTTATTCTAAGTTCCCTAAGCCCTCTTTCTGAATAACTTCCTTGTGATAATTCTTCAAAATATTTATCAGCCTGTTTCCTTTTGGCTCCCTTTTTTTCATTTGCATATAAAAGAACAAAAGAATATTTACCAGTATCATCATCACCTAATTCAATAGCTTTTGAAAAATATTTATCAGCTTCCTTTGTATTATTCTCTGAAACATATAATGATCCCATAACTTCGTATGCATAAGCATCATCTGGATATTTTTCAATGTATTTTTTCATTAGAGCAATTAAACCTTTATTATCATTTTTTTCCTGCATAGCTCGGAAATTTTTTCTAAAATCATCTTTTTCTTTTGCATAAGTATTCATAAATTTTTCATAATGTGGTACATAACTAACTTCATCCAGCATTAAAAACTTATCTTCCCTATCAGTGCTTAATTTACGTTCGATATTTACATTTGCACCTAGAACACTTAAACTTGCTACTAAAAATAGTCCAACTAAAAATTTTTTCATAGTTTTCATCATTCCCTTTATCTCTTATTTTGCTTAACGATTAACTTATTATTCACAAAAATTATTTTGAAACATTTTTTAGCATATTTAAAATTTCTGGATTTTCGTTATCAAATTCTAAAAAGTCCTTCGCATATTTTTCTGCCATCTTATAATTTTTAGTACCATAATAATGGAGTGCTAATCGGTATATTGAGTATGCATTACCAATTAATGCCATTTGTTTGTGTTCTCTAAGTTGTTTAAGTTTGTCATGTGTAAAACCAGCATCTGATAGTTGCTTTTCATATTTATCTGCTATGTTCATTTTTTCTTTTTTCTCTTTAGCAGTTAAATTTAATAATTTTAGAGAATCTTCATCACTGTATAATAAAACCAGTGAGTAAGCTCCTGTGTCATTATCTCCTAACTCAATTGCTTTTAAATAATAATTCTCTGCCTCTTTTTGATTACCTAATATAGCATAATCAGTTCCTATCTCTTCATAAGCGTAAGCATCATTTGGATATTTTTTAACATATTCTTTTAATAATGCAATTAAATTTTTCTTATCTCTCTTTTCAGTTAAAGCAATATATTTATTCTTAAATTCATTTTTTTCTTTTGAATACATATTCATAAGGTTTCCATCTACTACAGAATATTGATTATTTACATTTTTAGTATAATTTTGGGTACTTGCTGCTTTTTTTGTATTTTTCGCACCTAAAACACTTAAACTTGCTACCAAAAACAATCCAATTAAAACTTTTTTCATAATTTCCACCTACTTTTTATTTTGCATTTTTGACTTTGAATTTATAAAACTCAATAATTCTTTTACTGCTCTAGTATTATCTGAATGTTTTCTTTTTTCAGCTTGCACCAACGCCTTTTTAGCCCAGCTTTCCGCTTCTCTAAGATTTTCAGCATAATAATACCCAAGTGCTAAAAGGTATTGTGCTTGTGAATTTCCTTTTTGAGCAAGTGGTAAAAAGAATTTTTCTGATTCTGAATATTTTTTCTGAGCAATATATGCTTCACTCAATATGTTCAAGTTTTGGACATCTTCCTTATCAAATTCTAAAAACTCAGTTGCGTATTTTTCTGCCATCTTATGATTTCCATAATTACTATAAAAAGCCGCTAATCTTAATGTTGCATAAGCATTTCCTATTAATGCAGTATTTTTAGTATTCCTAAGATCCTTAAGGCTATAATGAGATTTAAATCCTTCATTTTCTAATTCCTCGATGTATTTTTTACCAAGTTCAATTTTTTGCTTGTCTTTATTTAAATCTTCGTCAATATACAAAAGAGCCAATGAATATTTACCAGTATCAGTATCACCAAGCTCTATAGCCTTTAAATAATATTTTTCTGATTCCTTAAAATTATCTATTGCCATGTATGTTGTACCTAAAGTTTCGTAACCAAAAGCATCATCTGGATATTTTTCAATATATTTTTTGAATAGTTCGGCTAAACTTTTATAGTCTTTTTTATTCACATAAGCTATCGACTTATCTTTAAACTCTTTCTTTTCTTTTGAGTATATATTTTCATATTTAGGATCTATTTCATAATGAGCTTCTACATAAGTTATCTCATGATCTAAAAAATATTTTCCTTTTTTTACATCATTTGCTGTATCTAGAGTTTGATTTTTTGCACCTAAAACACCTAAACTTGCTACCAAAAACAATCCAATTAAAACTTTTTTCATAATTTTCACCATTCCCTTTATTTTTTATTTAATTCTTTTAATTTTGAATTTATTCGATTCAGCAATTCTTTCGCTGCTTCAATATCATCTGACTGTTTTCTTTCAGGTTTTTCCAGCGTCTTTTTAGCCCATTTTTCTGATTCCTTAAGATTTCCAGCGTGATAATATCCAAGTGCTAAAAGATATTGTGCCTGCATCATTCCTTTTTGAGCGAGTGGTAAAAATAGTTTTTCTGATTCAGCATATTTTTTTTGAGCAATGTATGCGTTGCTTAAAAACGTTAAATTATCTAAATTTTCCTTATCAAATTCCAAAAATTTTGTAGCATATTTTTCTGATATTTTATAGTTTTCATAATTATCATAATAAGCCGCTAATCCAAATATCGCCTTAGCACTTCCTAGTAATGCCCCAGTTTTAGAAGCTCTAAGAATTTCAAGGCTGTCATATGATTTGAATCCTTCTTTTTTTAGTTCTTCATAATATTTCTCAGCAAGTTTTGATTTTTCTTTATCATTATTTAACTCTTTCTTGCTATACAGAACAACTAAAGAAAATTTCGCTGTATCATTATCTCCCAGCTCCATAGCTTTTAAATAATTTTTTTCTGCTTCCTTAAAATTATTCGTTGCCATATACATTGTACCTAGAGCTTCATAGGCATAAGCATCGTTTGGATATTTCTCAATATATTTTTTTAGTAGCACAATAAAATTTTTATGATCATTCTTATCTTGGTAAATGTCCCACTTATCCTTAAATTCCTTTTTTTGTTTTGAAAATAGGTTTTCATACTTAGAATCCAATTCATAATGATACCATACATAATTTATATCATGCTCCATTGGAGATTTTCCTTTATTTATACCCAAAATACTTAAACTTGCTATTAAAAATAATCCCATTAAAACTTTTTTCATGATTTCTCATCCTTTCCTTTTTATTTCTTGACCAATAGAAATATGAGGTTGTTCTTTTTATTTTTTAATTGCTATTTTTATGAGAATAGGGGAATGGCTTTATTCCCCTGTTATTTTTATTCAATTTTTGGATTATATTTTTAAATTACGCTTCTGTAGTTTCTTCAACAACTTCTTCAGCGATTTCTTCGTTTGCAGGAACTTCTACTTCTGCTCCTTCAACAACATTTTCGATTCCACCGTTTCCTTCAATTGCAGCATTTGCAATAACTTGTGCAAATAATTTTACTGATCTTATAGCATCATCATTTGCTGGGATTTTGTAAGTTACTAAATCAGGATCTACGTTTGTATCGATTAATGCGATTACAGGAATTCCTAATTTTTTAGCTTCTTCTAATGCTAAGAATTCTTTTTTGATGTCAACTACAAACAATGCAGCTGGTAAAGTGTTCATTTCTTTAATTCCACCAATATTTTTAGAAAGTTTTGCCATTTCTTTTCTTAATAATCCTGCTTCTTTTTTAGTGTATGCTTCATCTAAAGTTCCGTCAGCATCCATTTCTTCAAGTTCTTTTAATCTTTTTACTCTTGTTTTTATTGTGTCTAAATTAGTTAAAAGTCCACCTAACCATCTGTGGTTTACATAGAATCCTCCAGCTCTTTCTGCTTCTTCTTTAATAGCTTCTTGAGCTTGTTTTTTAGTTCCTACGAATAATACTTTTCCACCTTCTTCAGAAATTTGTCTTACAAATTCGTAAGCTGCTTCAGTTGCTCCTAAAGTTTGGTGTAAATCCAAAATGTGGATTCCATTTCTTTCTGTAAAGATATAAGGTTTCATTTTAGGATTCCATCTTTTTGCTTGATGTCCAAAATGTGCTCCTACTTCTAATAATTGTTTCATTGTAATTACTGCCATTACGTTTTTCCTCCTAATTTTTTTTTGGTTTTTCTCCCACTTTTCTTTAAAAGACAGATTGTAATTTTCATGTTTTATTTTATTCTATTTTTTTAAACAAAAAATTTTTCAAAAATAAATTATAAAATTGCAACACCCTATCTCTAAACAATACAAAGTGTGATTAATCGTTGTATTTTAACATTTTTTTATAACTTTTGTCAATACTTTAAAAATTTTCTATCAATTTTACCTGATCATCTAACAAAACTGTACGCATTTTTTCATTTCTTTCCTGCTTTAATTCTTGATATTTTTCAATAAAATTCTCTTCTGTCAATCTTTGATCCTTTAATTTACCGACTTCTCGTTTAAAATCCCGCTCATATTTCAAAATACGTACTTTTTGCTCATTTGACAAATCCATACTGTCAATAAAGTTTTTTACTTTATCATTTTTTTCGTTAAACAAGCTCTTTTGGGAATTTATATAAGAATTATAAGCTTCCAGCTGTTCATTTGACAAAACTCTTGCAATTGCTCTGTATCTGTCTTCTTCTATTTTACCAATTTTAGCTTTTTTCCCATCAAACTGGACTAAATCCTTTTCTACTCTCTCAGCCTTTTTTTGATATTCATCAAATATTTTTGACAATTTTTTTTGCTGATTTTTAGTTGCATTTACGATTTTAAACAAATCATTTTTAGAAATTTTCACTGTATAAATTTTTTGATAGTAATCTTCATAGGAATAAGACAAAACACTTATTCCAAACACCAATACTGATAAAAGTGCTATTTTTTTTAATTTATTCATTCTCATCCTT contains:
- a CDS encoding tetratricopeptide repeat protein yields the protein MMKTMKKFLVGLFLVASLSVLGANVNIERKLSTDREDKFLMLDEVSYVPHYEKFMNTYAKEKDDFRKNFRAMQEKNDNKGLIALMKKYIEKYPDDAYAYEVMGSLYVSENNTKEADKYFSKAIELGDDDTGKYSFVLLYANEKKGAKRKQADKYFEELSQGSYSERGLRELRISKTEALTGNAYAILRLAAFYYDSGHPRQAEKYAKEFLEFDKEDYFIIEMLSGTYFEQKKYAEAEKFLLPLAKKGNTQAQWFLAMVYFETKKFKEAESWAKKALDGAKKEGSFSKHIEQLLMMLDGELNK
- the frr gene encoding ribosome recycling factor, whose translation is MLEAILKEAEEKMQKSVENTKTKFSHVRAGRASVSMLDGVTVEAYGSATPLNQVGTVSAPEARLLVIDPWDKSLIPAIEKTILQANLGFNPSNDGKIIRLVVPELTEDRRKEYVKMVKKEAEEGKVAIRNVRKEVNNKLRKLEKDSEITEDELKSSEEKVQKSTDKFIAQVDDALSKKEKELLTV
- a CDS encoding tetratricopeptide repeat protein gives rise to the protein MKKVLIGLFLVASLGVLGAKNQTLDTANDVKKGKYFLDHEITYVEAHYEIDPKYENIYSKEKKEFKDKSIAYVNKKDYKSLAELFKKYIEKYPDDAFGYETLGTTYMAIDNFKESEKYYLKAIELGDTDTGKYSLALLYIDEDLNKDKQKIELGKKYIEELENEGFKSHYSLKDLRNTKNTALIGNAYATLRLAAFYSNYGNHKMAEKYATEFLEFDKEDVQNLNILSEAYIAQKKYSESEKFFLPLAQKGNSQAQYLLALGYYYAENLREAESWAKKALVQAEKRKHSDNTRAVKELLSFINSKSKMQNKK
- the fni gene encoding type 2 isopentenyl-diphosphate Delta-isomerase: MKNRKDDHIKYALEHESDYNSFDDVELIHSSIPKYNLDEIDLSTHFASHDFEFPFFINAITGGSENAKKINQKLAKVANECNLLFVTGSYSAALKNSDDDSFKIVKKENPDLQLATNIGIDKNYTAGIAAIKALNPLFLQVHVNLMQELIMPEGSRNFNEWKNNLKEFVQNIEIPIILKEVGFGMTEDTIKHGIRMGIKTFDISGRGGTSFAFIENMRRENSLDYLNNWGQTTVSCLLNLKDYTDKVEIIASGGVRNPLDIIKCLVLGAKAVGLSRTILELAVKYDVESIIKIVENWKTECKMIMCALNTKNIKELQNTKYVLYGKTLEFSMQKF
- a CDS encoding tetratricopeptide repeat protein; its protein translation is MKKVLMGLFLIASLSILGINKGKSPMEHDINYVWYHYELDSKYENLFSKQKKEFKDKWDIYQDKNDHKNFIVLLKKYIEKYPNDAYAYEALGTMYMATNNFKEAEKNYLKAMELGDNDTAKFSLVVLYSKKELNNDKEKSKLAEKYYEELKKEGFKSYDSLEILRASKTGALLGSAKAIFGLAAYYDNYENYKISEKYATKFLEFDKENLDNLTFLSNAYIAQKKYAESEKLFLPLAQKGMMQAQYLLALGYYHAGNLKESEKWAKKTLEKPERKQSDDIEAAKELLNRINSKLKELNKK
- the pyrH gene encoding UMP kinase, which produces MEVPIMLKYKRILLKLSGEALAGNKEFGFSNEVLESFAKQIKDVHEKGVQIAIVIGGGNIFRGISGMEKGFDRVTGDTMGMLATIMNGLALQNAIESIGVPTRVMTALQMPQVAELYIRRKAIRHLEKGRVVIFAGGTSNPYFTTDSSGALRAVEIQADVLAKGTKVDGIYDKDPMKFDDAVRYETVTFDEAISKNLGVMDTAALSLCRENHMPIVVFNALEEGNILKMAQGDNIGTTVKK
- a CDS encoding HAD family hydrolase, whose product is MKKKIIVYDFDKTIYDGETGVNFSTFYLKKYPLKSILFLIKYSKDLLFYLIKIINLTTLKERYFEFLETHSREEIEQLVADFWETKKHKIYPWIKSELEKNKKECEMVIVSSASPLFLIEKFLLSLGYDKVFGTNFVNDNKETFIAKIDGENNKGDEKVKKLNEWAKQNDFEYEITEFYSDSLADKPLYDISKKTYWIKNGVKLEGMPPRKTLFDKLFWK
- a CDS encoding viral A-type inclusion protein, which codes for MNKLKKIALLSVLVFGISVLSYSYEDYYQKIYTVKISKNDLFKIVNATKNQQKKLSKIFDEYQKKAERVEKDLVQFDGKKAKIGKIEEDRYRAIARVLSNEQLEAYNSYINSQKSLFNEKNDKVKNFIDSMDLSNEQKVRILKYERDFKREVGKLKDQRLTEENFIEKYQELKQERNEKMRTVLLDDQVKLIENF
- a CDS encoding tetratricopeptide repeat protein, encoding MKKVLIGLFLVASLSVLGAKNTKKAASTQNYTKNVNNQYSVVDGNLMNMYSKEKNEFKNKYIALTEKRDKKNLIALLKEYVKKYPNDAYAYEEIGTDYAILGNQKEAENYYLKAIELGDNDTGAYSLVLLYSDEDSLKLLNLTAKEKKEKMNIADKYEKQLSDAGFTHDKLKQLREHKQMALIGNAYSIYRLALHYYGTKNYKMAEKYAKDFLEFDNENPEILNMLKNVSK
- the tsf gene encoding translation elongation factor Ts, whose product is MAITTALIKELRERTGAGMLDCKKALQENDGDIEKAIDWLREKGIAKAAKKSGRVAAEGLVFAAISEDRKKGAILEFNSETDFVAKNDEFKSFGEKLVALTLSHDLTSEDELKAFELEGKTVETHLTELIAKIGENMNIRRLKVVSTDGFIETYIHLGGKIGVLLNVNGEATSENIEKAKGVAMHIAAMDPKYLDKSQVTADDLEREKEIARHQLESEGKPANIIEKILEGKMRKFYEENCLVQQKYVRDDSVTIEQFIAPSTINSFDRFKVGEGIEREEVDFAAEVAAQISGN
- the rpsB gene encoding 30S ribosomal protein S2 yields the protein MAVITMKQLLEVGAHFGHQAKRWNPKMKPYIFTERNGIHILDLHQTLGATEAAYEFVRQISEEGGKVLFVGTKKQAQEAIKEEAERAGGFYVNHRWLGGLLTNLDTIKTRVKRLKELEEMDADGTLDEAYTKKEAGLLRKEMAKLSKNIGGIKEMNTLPAALFVVDIKKEFLALEEAKKLGIPVIALIDTNVDPDLVTYKIPANDDAIRSVKLFAQVIANAAIEGNGGIENVVEGAEVEVPANEEIAEEVVEETTEA